From the genome of Gemmatimonadota bacterium, one region includes:
- a CDS encoding DUF4321 domain-containing protein, producing MLGFLLGGLLTLLCERLLADSAARDALTTSVEITFGPLSVDLLVLAFTLSFTIFANALTVIGVIVVALVVRSWL from the coding sequence GTGCTAGGCTTTCTTCTGGGCGGGCTGCTGACCTTGCTCTGCGAAAGGCTGCTCGCTGACAGCGCGGCCCGCGACGCCCTCACCACCTCGGTGGAGATAACCTTCGGTCCGCTCTCCGTCGACCTGCTGGTGCTTGCTTTCACCCTGTCGTTCACTATATTTGCAAACGCGCTGACCGTGATCGGAGTGATCGTGGTCGCGCTCGTGGTCCGTTCGTGGCTTTGA
- a CDS encoding twin-arginine translocase TatA/TatE family subunit — protein MIGTPGIGELVVVFLIALLLFGAKRLPEIGSSLGKGIREFKGSVREVQRELTIPKERKSIHRTASDPAQLASGAGEDGSDSGTRSLTTSDGK, from the coding sequence ATGATCGGCACCCCCGGAATCGGCGAACTCGTAGTAGTATTTCTCATCGCCCTCCTACTCTTCGGTGCCAAGCGCCTTCCTGAGATCGGGTCCTCCCTGGGGAAGGGAATCAGGGAGTTCAAAGGCTCGGTGCGGGAGGTCCAGCGCGAACTGACGATTCCCAAGGAGCGCAAGAGCATCCATCGAACGGCGTCCGATCCGGCCCAGCTCGCTTCGGGTGCCGGTGAGGATGGAAGCGACTCCGGGACACGCAGCCTGACCACTTCGGACGGGAAGTAG
- a CDS encoding peptidylprolyl isomerase, with amino-acid sequence MRQMRDATKPIMIVAAIAFVALMVFEWGADITGQSAGGLGDVGSVNGRKVSYDEYILTYQSLYQQAQAVQEEPIHSQQNRELEDQAWEEIVITILIEQELERRGITVTDEEIARLAPIAPPPQLAAAPAFQDADGNFDISLYRNWLRVAPPQELLQVEELYRSILPRETLYRQLQVGKFIPDAELWRSYRDANEQVTVRYLALDPRSRYREAEAQPTEEAIRAYYAEKRDDFMIPAEVELRAVVIDKSLTAADSAAVETLADSLRGEILGGGDFAEIAGARSVDEGSAAAGGDLGTFPQGTMVAPFDSAVFAAPVGQTVGPVRSDFGLHLIEVTDRWGTDSVSARHILLAFELSEDREFALLELADSLEDLAEEVSLGDAALQTGLTASEVTMRENFRFITGVGQAWEGSDWAFEEAEPGDVSPVFETDLAFYALELVERRAERFLTLEQARAAISATLLFELQMELARDEAAGLLDRIVQGEALESVAEEAGIELAEAGPFTRDDNVPGLGRWNEATGTAFGLRPGELSEVVSTPASVYLIEQMSFVPADSAAWLNQLPIQRSIENTVAQQTAWSDWLNALRASADVVDRRAQVIQALEEQSEQQPAMPPIFE; translated from the coding sequence ATGCGTCAGATGCGTGACGCCACCAAACCGATCATGATCGTGGCCGCCATAGCGTTCGTCGCGCTGATGGTGTTCGAATGGGGAGCCGACATCACCGGCCAGTCCGCCGGCGGACTCGGCGACGTCGGGTCGGTCAACGGTCGCAAAGTCAGCTACGACGAGTACATCCTTACCTACCAGTCGCTCTACCAGCAGGCGCAGGCGGTGCAGGAAGAGCCCATCCACTCGCAGCAGAATCGCGAGCTCGAGGATCAGGCCTGGGAAGAGATCGTCATCACGATACTGATCGAACAGGAGCTGGAGCGGCGCGGTATCACGGTAACCGACGAAGAGATCGCCCGGCTGGCTCCGATCGCGCCGCCCCCGCAGTTGGCGGCGGCGCCCGCGTTCCAGGACGCCGACGGGAATTTCGATATCTCTCTCTACCGGAACTGGCTCCGCGTGGCGCCGCCCCAGGAGCTGCTCCAGGTCGAGGAGCTCTACCGGAGCATCCTTCCGAGAGAAACGCTCTATCGTCAGCTCCAAGTCGGCAAGTTCATCCCCGACGCCGAGCTGTGGAGGAGCTACCGGGACGCCAACGAGCAGGTGACCGTTCGCTACCTGGCGCTCGATCCGCGAAGCCGGTACCGCGAGGCGGAGGCGCAGCCCACCGAGGAGGCCATCCGAGCCTACTATGCGGAGAAACGGGACGACTTCATGATTCCTGCCGAGGTCGAACTGCGCGCGGTCGTTATCGACAAGTCGCTGACCGCGGCGGATTCGGCCGCCGTAGAAACCTTGGCCGACAGCCTGCGCGGGGAGATCCTCGGGGGCGGCGACTTCGCGGAGATCGCCGGCGCTCGGTCGGTGGACGAGGGAAGCGCGGCCGCAGGTGGAGATCTAGGCACTTTCCCTCAGGGTACCATGGTGGCGCCTTTCGACAGCGCCGTCTTCGCCGCACCCGTCGGGCAGACGGTGGGGCCGGTACGCTCCGACTTCGGCCTGCACCTGATCGAGGTGACCGACCGCTGGGGAACCGACAGCGTATCGGCGCGACACATCCTTCTTGCCTTCGAGCTTTCGGAAGACCGCGAATTCGCCTTGCTCGAGCTGGCCGACTCGCTGGAGGATCTTGCAGAAGAGGTCTCGCTTGGCGACGCCGCCCTTCAGACCGGGCTCACGGCCTCCGAAGTCACGATGCGAGAGAATTTCCGCTTCATAACCGGTGTGGGCCAGGCGTGGGAGGGGTCCGACTGGGCGTTCGAAGAGGCCGAACCCGGAGACGTCTCGCCGGTATTCGAGACCGATCTCGCGTTTTACGCCCTCGAGCTCGTCGAGCGGCGGGCGGAACGCTTCCTGACCTTGGAGCAAGCCCGAGCGGCCATCTCGGCGACCCTGCTCTTCGAGCTGCAGATGGAGCTGGCCAGAGACGAGGCCGCCGGACTCCTGGATCGAATCGTCCAAGGCGAGGCGCTGGAATCGGTCGCCGAAGAGGCAGGCATCGAACTGGCCGAGGCGGGACCCTTCACCCGCGACGACAACGTTCCGGGGCTGGGGAGATGGAACGAAGCGACCGGCACCGCCTTCGGACTGCGTCCGGGCGAACTGAGCGAAGTCGTGAGCACGCCGGCCAGCGTCTACCTGATCGAGCAGATGAGCTTCGTGCCGGCGGATTCGGCCGCCTGGCTCAATCAACTGCCGATTCAGCGCTCCATCGAGAACACAGTGGCGCAGCAGACCGCCTGGAGCGACTGGCTAAACGCCCTGCGAGCCTCTGCGGATGTCGTCGACCGGCGAGCCCAAGTGATTCAGGCCCTCGAGGAGCAGTCCGAGCAGCAGCCGGCCATGCCGCCCATCTTCGAGTAA
- the aroQ gene encoding type II 3-dehydroquinate dehydratase → MQVSGSAFVSIAELQRRLGRLEEARATLDEGLARDPDRCSGHVVRIRVLKDLGEREGALAAAAAARELDPDNSEVGRLLAEQSVPSVGAEEAEGPDPSRATRSAEGDATDRDEDSPFSIETLTLAALYLRQGYRQKAEETYRRILARNPLGEIAQECVAALEHLAGEDASTSAQPVAGPAATEPARAEGSAVDRSSEPSAASKPGGPADARTILVVNGPNLAALGKREPETYGSLSLDSVNGEIAELGRELGLNVKFFQSNSEGELVDEIEESREDVDGIIINPGGLTHTSVVLRDALVGSGLPFVEVHISNTAGREPFRRKSLVSAKAVGVVYGFGVRGYLLALRGLDGVLRADDPPTHRTR, encoded by the coding sequence ATGCAGGTCAGCGGCTCGGCCTTCGTTTCGATCGCCGAACTCCAGAGACGCCTGGGGCGGCTGGAGGAGGCTCGGGCGACGCTGGACGAGGGATTGGCTCGAGACCCGGACCGGTGTTCGGGCCACGTGGTCAGGATTCGCGTCCTGAAGGACCTGGGGGAGAGGGAAGGTGCGTTGGCGGCGGCGGCGGCGGCCCGGGAGCTCGATCCGGACAACAGTGAGGTCGGGCGTCTGCTCGCCGAACAGAGCGTCCCGTCCGTCGGGGCGGAGGAAGCGGAAGGACCGGACCCGTCACGCGCAACCCGGTCGGCCGAGGGCGACGCGACCGACCGCGACGAGGACTCCCCGTTCTCGATCGAAACCCTCACCCTCGCGGCGCTCTACCTGCGCCAGGGGTACCGCCAAAAGGCCGAGGAGACCTATCGCAGGATCCTGGCTCGGAACCCCTTGGGCGAGATCGCACAGGAGTGCGTGGCGGCGCTCGAACATCTGGCCGGCGAAGATGCGTCCACCTCCGCGCAGCCCGTCGCCGGTCCGGCCGCTACGGAGCCCGCGCGCGCCGAGGGTTCCGCTGTGGACCGTTCGAGCGAACCGTCCGCCGCGTCCAAGCCGGGCGGTCCTGCCGATGCGCGCACGATACTCGTCGTCAACGGTCCCAACCTGGCCGCGCTCGGAAAGCGGGAACCTGAGACCTACGGGAGCCTCAGCCTGGACTCCGTGAACGGCGAGATCGCGGAGCTCGGTCGCGAGCTCGGGTTGAATGTGAAGTTCTTCCAGTCGAACTCGGAAGGGGAGCTGGTCGACGAGATCGAGGAATCCCGGGAGGACGTCGACGGCATCATCATCAACCCCGGTGGGCTGACGCACACGTCGGTGGTGCTGCGCGACGCCTTGGTCGGCTCCGGTCTCCCCTTCGTCGAGGTGCATATCTCGAATACCGCAGGGCGCGAGCCTTTCCGCCGCAAGTCGCTGGTTTCGGCCAAGGCTGTCGGCGTCGTATATGGATTCGGCGTGAGGGGCTATCTTTTAGCTCTGCGCGGACTCGACGGAGTGCTGCGCGCCGACGATCCTCCGACGCACCGAACCCGCTAA
- the efp gene encoding elongation factor P, translated as MATTADFRNGMVLEIDGDLWSITYFQHVKPGKGGAFVRTRLKNVLTGAVVDRTYRAGEKVTDVRLERRPVNYMYGDGQLHHFMDAETFDMIPIAGELVGEDQLKYLKENMECAGLTHEGDVISVELPNFVELEVTRTDPGFKGDTAQGATKPATLETGAVVQVPLFVNEGDVIKIDRREDKYLSRVGG; from the coding sequence ATGGCCACCACGGCAGACTTCCGCAACGGCATGGTGCTCGAGATCGACGGCGACCTCTGGTCCATCACCTACTTCCAGCACGTCAAGCCCGGCAAGGGCGGCGCCTTCGTGCGTACGCGGCTCAAGAACGTTCTTACCGGCGCGGTCGTCGACCGGACATACCGCGCGGGCGAAAAAGTAACCGATGTCCGGCTGGAGCGGAGGCCGGTGAACTACATGTACGGCGACGGCCAGCTCCATCACTTCATGGATGCCGAAACCTTCGACATGATCCCCATCGCCGGGGAGCTCGTTGGCGAGGATCAGCTCAAGTACCTGAAGGAGAACATGGAGTGCGCCGGACTGACCCACGAGGGCGACGTCATCAGCGTCGAGCTACCCAACTTCGTGGAGCTCGAAGTGACCCGAACCGATCCCGGTTTCAAGGGCGACACCGCCCAGGGCGCGACCAAGCCCGCCACGCTCGAGACCGGGGCCGTGGTCCAGGTGCCCCTCTTCGTGAACGAGGGCGACGTGATCAAGATCGACCGTCGCGAAGACAAGTACCTGTCCCGGGTCGGAGGTTAG
- the accB gene encoding acetyl-CoA carboxylase biotin carboxyl carrier protein — translation MKENKFDLTYLEQLVVLVEASGVHELELEVGETRVRIVKPPLPQVVQAAPAAIAPPPAPAGAVEESAPKTEADPGSSGSETVEVNAPMVGTFYRAPSPNAPPYTRRGERVSVGDTLCIIEAMKLMNELEAEVAGTVVEICLENGAPVEYGQALFRIDPD, via the coding sequence ATGAAGGAAAACAAGTTCGATCTGACGTACTTGGAACAGCTCGTCGTCCTGGTAGAGGCCAGCGGCGTACACGAGCTCGAGCTCGAGGTGGGGGAGACCCGGGTCCGAATCGTCAAGCCGCCTTTGCCGCAGGTGGTTCAGGCCGCCCCCGCGGCCATCGCGCCGCCACCCGCACCAGCCGGCGCAGTTGAGGAATCGGCGCCGAAGACCGAGGCCGACCCCGGCTCATCGGGCTCCGAAACCGTCGAGGTTAACGCGCCCATGGTCGGGACCTTCTACCGGGCGCCTTCGCCTAACGCGCCACCCTATACGCGTCGTGGAGAGCGGGTTTCGGTCGGAGACACTCTCTGTATAATCGAGGCGATGAAACTCATGAACGAACTCGAGGCCGAGGTGGCGGGGACCGTCGTGGAGATCTGCCTGGAGAACGGCGCACCTGTCGAGTACGGCCAGGCGCTCTTCCGCATCGATCCCGACTGA
- the accC gene encoding acetyl-CoA carboxylase biotin carboxylase subunit: protein MFNKVLIANRGEIALRVIRACRELRVESVAVYSESDRESLHVRFADEAVCIGPAPAAESYLNIPMILAAAEITGADAIHPGYGFLAENADFAEICAEAEITFIGPTGDQITAMGDKANARRQMANSGVPTVPGSPGLVRGAADALEVAREIGFPVMVKATAGGGGKGMRIVEGEDDFEAQVTGAQNEARAAFGHPGVYLEKFIVAPRHVEFQIFGDRHGNVTHLWERECSIQRRHQKLLEEAPSVALTPELREAMGEAAVRSAQAIDYVGAGTVEFLLDARGGFYFMEMNTRIQVEHPVTEETTGVDLVKEQIRVAAGEPLSFGSTPPPITGHSIEFRVNAEDPERNFAPSPGRITTFHTPGGPGVRLDTHAYADYSVPPYYDSLLAKVIVSGADREQTIRRARFALDEFVIEGIHTTIPFLRSILDDPSFIAGEFDTGFVERFTGGA from the coding sequence TTGTTCAACAAGGTCCTGATCGCGAACCGCGGCGAGATCGCGCTGCGCGTGATCCGCGCTTGTCGCGAACTGCGCGTCGAGAGCGTAGCGGTCTATTCGGAGAGCGACCGGGAGTCGCTGCACGTCCGCTTCGCCGACGAGGCGGTGTGCATCGGGCCGGCTCCTGCGGCCGAGAGCTACCTCAACATTCCGATGATCCTGGCGGCCGCCGAGATCACCGGGGCCGACGCCATCCATCCCGGATACGGCTTCCTCGCGGAGAACGCGGATTTCGCCGAGATATGCGCCGAGGCTGAAATCACCTTCATCGGGCCGACGGGCGACCAGATCACGGCGATGGGCGACAAGGCCAACGCCCGCAGGCAGATGGCGAACAGCGGCGTGCCCACGGTGCCCGGGTCGCCGGGGCTCGTGCGTGGAGCCGCCGACGCCCTCGAGGTCGCTCGCGAGATCGGCTTCCCGGTCATGGTGAAGGCGACCGCGGGCGGTGGCGGAAAGGGTATGCGCATCGTCGAAGGCGAAGACGACTTCGAAGCGCAGGTCACCGGCGCGCAGAACGAAGCCCGGGCGGCCTTCGGTCATCCCGGGGTCTACCTGGAGAAGTTCATCGTCGCCCCCCGCCACGTCGAATTCCAGATCTTCGGCGACCGTCACGGCAACGTGACCCATCTCTGGGAGCGGGAGTGCTCGATCCAGCGTCGCCACCAGAAGCTCCTCGAGGAGGCGCCGTCCGTCGCCCTGACTCCGGAGCTCAGGGAAGCGATGGGGGAGGCTGCGGTGCGGTCGGCGCAGGCGATCGACTACGTGGGCGCAGGCACGGTGGAGTTCCTGCTCGACGCTCGCGGCGGCTTCTACTTCATGGAGATGAACACCCGCATCCAGGTGGAACACCCGGTCACCGAAGAGACCACCGGCGTCGATCTGGTAAAGGAGCAAATCCGGGTCGCAGCGGGCGAACCGCTCTCGTTTGGTTCGACACCGCCGCCGATCACGGGACACTCCATCGAGTTCAGGGTGAACGCCGAGGACCCGGAACGCAACTTCGCGCCCTCGCCCGGACGAATCACCACTTTCCACACGCCCGGCGGGCCAGGTGTTCGTCTCGACACGCACGCTTACGCCGACTACTCCGTTCCGCCGTACTACGACTCCCTTCTGGCCAAGGTGATCGTCTCCGGGGCCGACCGGGAGCAGACCATCCGACGCGCCCGCTTCGCGCTCGACGAGTTCGTCATCGAGGGCATCCACACGACGATTCCGTTTCTACGAAGCATCCTCGACGATCCGTCCTTCATCGCGGGAGAGTTCGACACCGGATTCGTGGAGCGTTTCACGGGAGGAGCGTAG
- a CDS encoding DNA translocase FtsK, with translation MKRPKKARRPKKQVSRSGDAAAAPAGMGTRVVLVLGLSGIALLTTFSLIPVPEGSIRFPDGNLIGPFGAWLRRALAGAAGVCAPLVPVTFATMTWLTLSRGSDGPLRLRPARWLALELGLLALAPTAAHLIRAGSGGRLGEFVGAPLVGTLGWLGGSVITLVGVSALSQIALGWNPVSAGVPRLARAVAWLAVRSWRTARGAVEARKKRRLAAGPDESRGGRDRMDEASSDGIVDGRDDRGGESPAGTEKGEAAGADASSGTEEIEPAGSGPSGAGGDRLPARPVTAPDPADSLTPSIDLLPEPLSRPGDSEEVLDGREAKLVNTLKTFKVECRPGRRETGPAVTQFRIIPNRGVKVARIVNLAPDLALAVKAESLRIVAPIPGEGAVGIEVPNSRRAIVGIREIIGDDSFRYARSTLPMAFGKDIRGRPYVTGLERMPHLLIAGQTGSGKSVCLNTIVTSLVFRHSADSLRLLMIDPKMVELSIYGRLPHLRHPVVTDPRDAAAVLEWAVIEMERRYALLRANSVRSIGEFNARVEEGAELVDEGPVAGTAGEDATYEGGALPYIVLVVDELADLMMTVQSDVEKPLTQLAQKARAIGIHLIVATQRPSVNVITGLIKANFPTRLAFRVASKTDSRTILDMNGAEALLGNGDMLFLPPGEGEPVRIQGAFISTSDTERLMAWYAEMAASGVEGYRTPERENDILAEVRAKAEEEAGRSETESAADRDPIFGEAAMVCVSNGSASTSLLQRKLKVGYGRAARVIDQLHDAGIIGPADGARGREVLVSLDRLDAIIRGEE, from the coding sequence ATGAAGCGTCCGAAGAAGGCGAGACGTCCGAAAAAGCAGGTCTCGCGGAGCGGTGACGCCGCAGCCGCGCCCGCCGGGATGGGGACGAGGGTCGTTCTCGTTCTCGGGCTCTCCGGGATCGCGCTGCTCACAACTTTCAGCCTGATTCCCGTCCCCGAGGGCTCGATTCGCTTCCCCGACGGCAACCTGATAGGTCCGTTCGGGGCCTGGTTGCGGCGTGCGCTTGCGGGGGCGGCGGGCGTCTGTGCGCCCTTGGTGCCGGTGACCTTCGCGACCATGACCTGGCTTACCCTATCCCGGGGCAGCGACGGACCGCTTCGCCTGCGGCCGGCCCGCTGGCTGGCGCTCGAACTGGGACTGTTGGCTCTGGCGCCGACCGCTGCGCACCTGATCCGGGCGGGGTCCGGCGGCCGGCTGGGCGAGTTCGTCGGGGCGCCCCTGGTCGGGACGCTCGGCTGGCTGGGCGGAAGCGTGATCACGCTCGTCGGGGTCTCGGCCCTCTCGCAGATCGCGCTCGGCTGGAACCCCGTTTCCGCCGGCGTGCCCCGCCTCGCCCGAGCGGTGGCGTGGCTTGCCGTCCGAAGCTGGCGCACGGCACGGGGTGCGGTCGAAGCGCGGAAGAAGAGGCGGCTTGCCGCAGGACCGGACGAGAGTCGCGGAGGGCGTGACCGGATGGACGAGGCCTCGTCCGACGGGATTGTGGACGGTCGGGACGACCGCGGTGGCGAGTCTCCCGCCGGAACGGAGAAGGGAGAGGCCGCCGGAGCCGACGCTTCTTCCGGCACCGAAGAGATCGAACCCGCCGGCAGCGGGCCGTCCGGAGCAGGCGGCGACCGCCTCCCGGCCCGCCCGGTCACCGCCCCCGATCCGGCCGATTCGCTCACCCCGAGCATCGACCTGCTTCCCGAACCTCTTTCGCGTCCAGGCGATTCCGAGGAAGTTCTCGACGGCAGGGAGGCGAAGCTCGTCAACACCCTCAAGACCTTCAAGGTCGAGTGCCGGCCGGGCAGGCGCGAGACCGGACCCGCCGTCACCCAGTTCAGGATCATCCCCAACCGGGGCGTGAAGGTGGCCCGCATAGTCAACCTGGCGCCCGACCTCGCGCTTGCGGTCAAGGCGGAGAGCCTGCGCATCGTCGCGCCGATCCCGGGAGAGGGTGCGGTGGGCATCGAGGTGCCGAACTCCCGGCGCGCCATCGTAGGCATTCGGGAGATCATCGGGGACGATTCCTTCCGGTACGCGAGGAGCACTCTGCCTATGGCCTTCGGCAAGGACATCCGAGGACGTCCTTACGTGACCGGACTGGAGCGCATGCCCCACCTCCTCATCGCCGGCCAGACCGGTTCGGGCAAGTCGGTGTGTCTGAACACCATCGTCACCTCGCTCGTCTTCCGGCACTCCGCCGACAGCCTGCGCCTGCTGATGATTGACCCCAAGATGGTCGAGCTCTCGATCTACGGCCGTCTCCCTCATCTCCGCCATCCGGTGGTCACCGACCCGCGCGACGCGGCTGCGGTGTTGGAGTGGGCGGTCATCGAGATGGAGCGTCGCTATGCGCTGCTGCGGGCGAACTCGGTGCGTTCGATCGGCGAATTCAACGCCAGGGTCGAGGAAGGGGCCGAACTGGTGGACGAGGGTCCGGTCGCAGGGACCGCCGGGGAGGATGCCACTTACGAGGGAGGTGCGCTGCCCTACATAGTCCTCGTGGTAGACGAACTGGCCGATCTGATGATGACGGTCCAGTCGGACGTGGAGAAGCCGCTCACCCAGCTCGCCCAGAAGGCCCGGGCCATCGGTATCCACCTCATCGTCGCCACCCAGCGTCCTTCCGTCAATGTCATCACCGGTCTCATAAAGGCGAACTTTCCCACCCGGCTGGCGTTCCGCGTCGCCTCCAAGACCGACTCGCGCACGATCCTCGACATGAACGGCGCCGAAGCCCTGCTCGGCAACGGCGACATGCTCTTCCTGCCGCCGGGCGAAGGCGAGCCCGTGCGAATTCAGGGTGCCTTCATCTCCACCTCGGACACCGAACGACTGATGGCGTGGTACGCCGAGATGGCCGCGAGCGGCGTTGAGGGGTATAGGACGCCTGAACGGGAGAACGACATTCTGGCGGAGGTGCGCGCCAAGGCCGAGGAGGAGGCCGGCCGTTCCGAAACCGAGTCCGCTGCCGACCGCGACCCGATCTTCGGAGAGGCGGCGATGGTTTGCGTATCCAACGGCAGCGCCTCGACATCGCTTCTTCAGCGGAAGCTCAAGGTGGGATACGGCCGGGCGGCGCGCGTCATCGACCAGTTGCACGATGCCGGGATCATCGGTCCGGCGGACGGTGCGCGCGGGCGAGAGGTGCTCGTGAGCCTGGACCGACTCGATGCGATCATAAGGGGAGAAGAGTGA
- a CDS encoding outer membrane lipoprotein carrier protein LolA yields the protein MLTEGARASPRTPWGPATGGGPATRCGLAWAVVASVIAVSGTSAQTPTGIEVLELAASRHERIDALCADFEQRLDIALLGEEHAGKGRLCHRRPSYFGMRFTEPAGDLVIADGTWVWLYNPSMEEGQAIRYPAASSGGSHNIFHDFLDDPAARYTASYLGEEEFEGAGAAHRVRVKPRETAGFAAAELWIDLDEHILRKIRVEDENGTVRVVTLSAIDLAPALAPAWFEFVPPPGTTVITR from the coding sequence ATGCTAACGGAAGGAGCTCGCGCTTCGCCCAGGACGCCCTGGGGTCCCGCAACTGGGGGTGGTCCCGCAACTCGCTGCGGGCTGGCGTGGGCCGTCGTCGCTTCGGTCATCGCGGTTTCCGGCACGAGCGCGCAAACACCCACCGGGATCGAGGTTCTCGAGCTGGCGGCTTCTCGTCACGAACGGATCGATGCGCTCTGCGCCGATTTCGAGCAGCGCCTCGACATCGCGCTTCTGGGCGAAGAGCATGCAGGGAAGGGCCGCCTCTGCCACCGACGCCCGTCCTACTTCGGCATGCGTTTCACCGAACCCGCAGGCGACCTCGTGATCGCCGACGGCACCTGGGTCTGGCTCTACAATCCCAGCATGGAGGAGGGGCAGGCCATAAGGTACCCGGCCGCGAGCTCGGGCGGCTCGCACAACATCTTCCACGACTTCCTCGACGATCCCGCGGCACGCTACACCGCCAGCTACCTCGGTGAAGAGGAGTTCGAAGGAGCGGGAGCGGCCCACCGGGTCAGGGTGAAGCCTCGGGAGACGGCCGGATTCGCGGCGGCCGAGCTCTGGATCGACCTCGACGAGCACATCCTCCGCAAGATCAGGGTCGAAGACGAGAACGGAACCGTGAGGGTCGTTACACTGTCCGCCATCGATCTGGCCCCTGCGCTCGCCCCCGCCTGGTTCGAGTTCGTTCCCCCGCCCGGCACGACGGTCATAACGCGATGA
- the rimO gene encoding 30S ribosomal protein S12 methylthiotransferase RimO translates to MSVADRTLTAPASSRELPVFPLTGATGHSTTPLAVARAGRSLGPVAGPRVSVVTLGCDKNTVDSERIAGALVAAGARLLPDPDGAEVVVVNTCGFIDAAKEESIEAILQAAEMKARGDLKALAVVGCLVERYRAELERELPEVDLLLGLSQAGSLIPSLRDLGLLEEPTVPLMERPLRVVMSDTLHTSFLKVSEGCDHTCAFCAIPLMRGLHRSHPLDELVHEARQLGEAGVRELNVVSQDTTWYGRDLRRRDRGAPLLPELLAALLAETDVEWYRLFYMYPSGITRSLAELMADESRIVDYLDMPIQHGSDRILRLMRRPERRRTIRERVSWLRDAVPGITLRSTVIVGFPGETDRDFRELCDLLEELKLDRTGIFPYSPEQGTRARAMPDRPGTGIVRRRMEELNELVSGIEAEAAEERVGTVALALVDGVESDSITARTESQAVDVDGVTHVRPEGSRPPVGPVKGDSSKGAAVGVRPGDFVEVLIEDAFDGDMTAQLVAAPVSGRRVSGRRAPGEELR, encoded by the coding sequence ATGAGCGTCGCCGACCGGACTCTCACCGCGCCCGCAAGCTCGCGCGAGCTTCCCGTCTTCCCCCTCACAGGGGCGACCGGACACTCGACCACCCCGCTCGCCGTGGCGCGGGCCGGAAGGTCCCTGGGACCGGTGGCGGGCCCGCGGGTCTCGGTGGTCACTCTGGGGTGCGACAAGAACACCGTCGACTCGGAGCGGATCGCCGGAGCCCTCGTGGCGGCCGGGGCCCGACTGCTCCCGGATCCGGACGGCGCCGAGGTGGTGGTCGTGAACACCTGCGGCTTCATCGACGCTGCGAAGGAAGAGTCGATCGAGGCCATTCTACAGGCTGCCGAGATGAAGGCCCGGGGCGATCTGAAGGCGCTGGCGGTGGTCGGTTGTCTCGTGGAACGCTACCGCGCCGAACTCGAACGCGAGCTTCCGGAGGTCGATCTCCTGCTCGGACTCAGCCAAGCGGGAAGCCTGATCCCCTCGCTCCGCGATCTGGGACTGCTGGAGGAGCCGACGGTGCCGCTCATGGAGCGACCCTTGCGCGTGGTGATGAGCGACACGCTTCACACCTCCTTTCTGAAGGTGAGCGAAGGCTGCGACCACACCTGCGCCTTCTGCGCCATTCCCCTCATGCGCGGCCTGCACCGGTCGCATCCCCTGGACGAGCTTGTTCACGAAGCGCGCCAACTGGGCGAGGCCGGCGTCCGCGAACTCAACGTCGTCTCTCAGGACACCACATGGTACGGACGGGATCTCCGGCGCAGGGACCGCGGCGCCCCGCTGCTTCCCGAACTTCTTGCGGCTCTCCTGGCCGAGACCGACGTGGAGTGGTACCGACTCTTCTACATGTATCCGTCGGGCATCACGCGCTCACTCGCCGAGCTCATGGCCGACGAGTCCCGCATCGTCGACTACCTCGACATGCCCATCCAGCACGGCAGCGACCGCATCCTCCGGCTCATGCGCCGTCCGGAGCGTCGCCGGACCATCAGGGAGCGGGTGAGCTGGCTAAGGGACGCGGTTCCGGGCATCACGCTGCGCTCGACCGTTATCGTGGGCTTCCCGGGTGAGACCGACCGCGACTTCCGCGAGCTCTGCGACCTGCTCGAGGAGCTGAAGCTCGACCGGACGGGCATCTTCCCCTACTCCCCCGAGCAGGGCACACGTGCGCGAGCGATGCCGGATCGTCCGGGAACCGGGATCGTACGGCGGCGCATGGAGGAGCTGAACGAACTCGTGAGCGGGATCGAGGCCGAAGCTGCGGAAGAGCGGGTGGGCACCGTCGCTCTCGCCCTGGTCGACGGTGTTGAAAGCGATTCGATCACGGCGCGTACCGAATCGCAAGCGGTGGATGTGGACGGGGTGACGCACGTGCGCCCTGAAGGAAGTCGGCCCCCGGTCGGCCCCGTGAAGGGCGATTCGTCGAAGGGAGCCGCGGTCGGCGTCCGCCCGGGCGATTTCGTGGAGGTTCTGATCGAAGATGCGTTCGACGGCGACATGACTGCGCAGCTCGTGGCCGCACCGGTGTCGGGACGCCGCGTCTCGGGCCGAAGAGCGCCGGGCGAGGAGCTGCGATGA